The following coding sequences are from one Acidimicrobiales bacterium window:
- a CDS encoding acyl-CoA dehydrogenase family protein, protein MELDEFRPALDRWLDEHEAELTPPYQGKATLDDQMAHLSTVKRLAFDAGWMRHGWPERVGGLGGSPLLRAYLGEALTSRGMVEPGIYSMTEVLAPTMIHYAPADLAAVMVPRLLRGDETWCQGFSEPGTGSNLGSLTCRAVRHDDGWLVTGQKVWTSLAQYAQRCVLLTRTGDVESAHRGITALFVDMDSPGITVRPIQTMHGFPEFCEVFYDDVHVPLGRTLGHEGQGWSVAMDLLPYERSTALWHRASHLHTRLQQLLETASAGTLDPARLGEVAQTLLAFRARSRATQHRLHNGERLGPETSIDKVLVATAEQAVYDLAEEALATEITVGDDLRSGAWRSEYLYSRAASIYGGSAEIQRNIIARRLLDLGDDR, encoded by the coding sequence ATGGAGCTCGACGAATTCCGTCCTGCCCTCGACCGTTGGCTCGACGAGCACGAAGCGGAGCTGACGCCGCCATATCAGGGCAAAGCCACGCTCGACGACCAGATGGCGCACTTGTCGACGGTGAAGCGCCTCGCGTTCGACGCTGGGTGGATGCGCCACGGCTGGCCCGAGCGCGTGGGCGGGCTGGGCGGCTCGCCGCTGCTGCGTGCCTATCTCGGCGAAGCGCTCACGTCGCGCGGCATGGTCGAGCCCGGCATCTACTCGATGACCGAGGTCTTGGCACCGACCATGATCCACTACGCACCGGCCGACCTCGCCGCCGTCATGGTCCCCCGACTCCTCCGAGGCGACGAGACCTGGTGCCAGGGGTTCTCCGAGCCCGGCACGGGCAGCAACTTGGGTTCGCTGACGTGCAGGGCGGTGCGCCACGACGACGGCTGGCTCGTCACGGGCCAGAAGGTGTGGACCAGCCTCGCCCAGTACGCACAGCGCTGCGTGCTGCTCACCCGAACCGGCGACGTCGAGTCGGCCCACCGGGGCATCACCGCGCTGTTCGTCGACATGGACTCACCCGGCATCACCGTGCGACCGATCCAGACCATGCACGGCTTCCCGGAGTTCTGCGAGGTCTTCTACGACGACGTGCACGTGCCGCTCGGACGCACGCTGGGCCACGAGGGCCAGGGCTGGTCCGTGGCAATGGACTTGTTGCCGTACGAGCGCAGCACCGCGTTGTGGCACCGCGCCTCGCACTTGCACACCCGGCTCCAGCAACTGCTCGAGACCGCGAGCGCGGGCACACTCGACCCGGCACGTCTCGGCGAGGTGGCCCAGACCCTCCTCGCGTTCCGCGCCCGCTCGCGCGCCACGCAGCACCGGCTGCACAACGGCGAGCGGCTCGGTCCGGAGACGTCGATCGACAAAGTGCTCGTGGCCACCGCCGAGCAGGCCGTGTACGACCTCGCCGAAGAGGCGCTCGCGACCGAGATCACCGTCGGCGACGACCTCCGCAGCGGCGCGTGGCGCAGCGAGTACCTGTACTCGCGCGCCGCGAGCATTTATGGCGGCAGCGCGGAGATCCAGCGCAACATCATCGCCCGGCGGCTGCTCGACCTGGGCGACGACCGATGA
- a CDS encoding acyl-CoA dehydrogenase family protein — MISDAEVELFDQSIRAAAEQHRGADLDPALADLGWDDALADDPHLAVSRLFEVQGAVNATSSALDRVLSRALALPAADRDGASAAAATVVVLPTLGSSQPPGTLTDGRLSVTSALTTTAPSSRDRALVVARTTEHDVAVVVPTAALTSVGVSGLDPSLGLCSVSAAGLEVGAVTDVATWENAVAAARVAIGHELVGLSRTMLEMARTHALERIQFGRPIAGFQAVRHRLAEALVAIEMADAVLDAAWLDGSPTTAAMAKALAGRSARTVARHSQQVLAGIGFTTEHPFHRYMRRALVLDELFGSARALTRQLGDDLIATRRLPAQLPL; from the coding sequence ATGATCTCCGACGCCGAAGTCGAGCTGTTCGACCAGAGCATCCGCGCCGCGGCCGAACAGCACCGGGGGGCAGATCTCGACCCCGCGCTCGCGGACCTCGGATGGGACGACGCCCTCGCGGATGACCCGCACCTCGCGGTGTCGCGTCTGTTCGAAGTGCAAGGCGCGGTGAACGCGACCTCCTCGGCACTGGACCGGGTGTTGTCCCGCGCACTCGCGCTCCCGGCTGCCGACCGCGACGGGGCCTCTGCCGCGGCCGCGACCGTCGTGGTGCTGCCGACGCTTGGGAGCAGCCAGCCACCCGGCACGCTGACCGACGGCCGGCTGTCGGTCACCAGCGCGCTGACCACCACCGCGCCGAGCTCACGTGACCGCGCGTTGGTGGTGGCTCGCACCACCGAACACGACGTGGCCGTGGTGGTCCCGACCGCGGCGTTGACTTCGGTCGGGGTCAGTGGCCTCGATCCGAGCCTGGGCCTGTGCAGCGTCAGCGCAGCGGGCCTCGAGGTGGGGGCGGTCACCGACGTCGCCACGTGGGAGAACGCCGTTGCCGCCGCACGGGTTGCCATCGGTCACGAGCTGGTCGGCCTGTCGCGGACGATGCTCGAGATGGCCCGCACCCACGCGCTCGAACGGATCCAGTTCGGCCGTCCCATCGCCGGCTTCCAAGCAGTGCGCCATCGCTTGGCCGAAGCGTTGGTCGCGATCGAGATGGCCGACGCGGTGCTCGACGCCGCGTGGCTCGATGGGTCACCCACCACCGCGGCCATGGCGAAGGCCCTGGCAGGTCGGTCGGCCCGCACGGTGGCGCGCCACAGCCAGCAGGTGCTCGCCGGGATCGGCTTCACCACCGAGCACCCCTTTCACCGCTACATGCGGCGGGCGTTGGTGCTCGACGAGCTTTTCGGTTCGGCACGGGCGCTCACCCGACAACTGGGCGACGACCTGATCGCCACGCGCCGCCTCCCCGCGCAACTCCCGCTCTGA